A single Cyclopterus lumpus isolate fCycLum1 chromosome 1, fCycLum1.pri, whole genome shotgun sequence DNA region contains:
- the LOC117735577 gene encoding macrophage mannose receptor 1-like has translation MERTLVLLLAFTAVEGYVGNHIFVNQEVNWEEAQKYCRAKHTDLSFIRSQSDLERILLVSNEKTRDGWIGLQQDPSDLAAWLWSGGSSITFQNWEQGQPDYYKEIEDRGQLTDSGKWNDRSPSSTWNFYCIQITVTVELMSWQEALEHCREHHTDLSSMVFETENLLALREMKPLNIDRVWIGLRYLGDRWLWVNGDPLEYEAWGGVQDHQCPLLKRCGAFTIRGQWENRDCQEKLNFICY, from the coding sequence ATGGAGAGAACCCTCGTTTTACTTTTAGCTTTTACAGCTGTTGAGGGGTATGTTGGAAACCATATTTTTGTCAATCAGGAAGTCAATTGGGAAGAGGCTCAGAAATACTGTAGAGCCAAGCACACTGATCTCTCCTTTATTAGGAGCCAGAGTGATCTAGAAAGGATCCTATTGGTGTCAAATGAAAAGACCCGCGACGGATGGATCGGTCTCCAACAAGATCCCAGCGACCTTGCAGCCTGGTTGTGGTCAGGAGGCAGCAGCATTACATTCCAAAACTGGGAGCAAGGTCAGCCAGATTACTATAAAGAAAtcgaggacagaggacaactCACAGATTCTGGAAAATGGAATGATAGAAGCCCTTCAAGTACCTGGAATTTTTATTGCATCCAAATTACCGTGACGGTCGAGCTGATGTCCTGGCAGGAGGCTCTGGAGCACTGCAGAGAGCACCACACTGACCTCAGCAGCATGGTCTTTGAGACCGAGAACCTTCTGGCCCTGAGGGAGATGAAGCCCCTCAACATTGACCGGGTGTGGATCGGCCTGCGTTACCTGGGGGACCGCTGGCTGTGGGTGAACGGGGACCCCCTGGAGTATGAGGCCTGGGGAGGAGTTCAGGACCACCAGTGTCCGTTATTGAAACGCTGTGGAGCTTTTACCATAAGGGGGCAGTGGGAGAACCGGGACTGCCAGGAGAAACTCAACTTTATCTGCTATTAA
- the LOC117734844 gene encoding CCN family member 1-like, whose translation MAFLIYLTVLTTAVITQVTASCPAMCDCPDEPLVCPPGVSAVPDGCGCCKVCAAQLNQDCSPVRPCDHHKGLECNYGNDVTMAWGICRAKSEGRTCEYNGRIYQNGESFRAGCKHQCTCIDGAVGCAPLCTNKLPPASASCPYPRLVRIPGQCCFSVDCHKGTWRLPAKHQTPPPRQHLPRREQQPENELANELAEVKSSGWESERGYKHLPVWNHLKEKCPVQTTDWSQCSSSCGMGVSSRITNKNPQCKLQRETRLCTVRPCRGPTAPAKKGKKCSPTQKAAEPVRLSYGECASVRLYRPNYCGVCADGRCCSPRRARTVPVTFVCPDGERFQRSAMFIQSCKCSDDCGHLNEVALPPQQWMYGDTHQFTD comes from the exons ATGGCATTTCTGATCTACCTGACAGTACTGACAACAGCAGTCATCACACAG GTGACTGCTAGCTGCCCGGCCATGTGCGACTGCCCTGACGAGCCCCTGGTCTGCCCCCCAGGAGTCAGCGCCGTGCCGGACGGATGTGGGTGCTGCAAGGTGTGTGCGGCACAGCTCAACCAGGACTGCAGCCCCGTGAGGCCTTGCGACCACCACAAAGGGCTGGAGTGTAATTATGGCAACGATGTGACCATGGCCTGGGGCATCTGTCGAG CTAAATCGGAGGGACGCACATGCGAGTACAACGGCAGGATCTACCAGAACGGCGAGAGCTTCCGTGCCGGCTGTAAACACCAGTGTACCTGCATCGATGGCGCCGTCGGCTGCGCTCCCCTCTGCACCAACAAGCTGCCACCGGCCTCGGCCTCCTGCCCCTACCCACGGCTGGTCAGGATCCCTGGGCAGTGTTGCTTCAGCGTGGATTGCCACAAGGGCACCTGGCGGCTCCCAGCGAAGCATcag ACGCCTCCACCACGACAGCACCTGCCCAGACGTGAGCAGCAGCCTGAAAATGAGCTGGCCAACGAGCTCGCAGAGGTCAAGTCCAGCGGCTGGGAGAGTGAGCGTGGCTACAAACACCTGCCTG TGTGGAACCATCTGAAGGAGAAGTGTCCAGTCCAGACCACGGACTGGTCCCAGTGCTCCAGCAGCTGTGGGATGGGCGTTTCCTCTCGCATCACCAACAAGAACCCTCAGTGCaagctgcagagagagacgaGACTCTGCACTGTGCGGCCGTGCCGCGGCCCGACGGCCCCCGCCAAG AAGGGGAAGAAGTGCTCCCCGACACAGAAAGCCGCAGAGCCCGTCCGCCTGTCCTACGGAGAATGTGCGAGCGTCCGCCTCTACCGGCCCAACTACTGCGGCGTGTGTGCGGACGGACGGTGCTGCTCGCCGCGCCGCGCGCGCACTGTGCCCGTGACCTTTGTCTGCCCGGACGGCGAGCGCTTCCAAAGGTCAGCCATGTTCATCCAGTCGTGTAAATGCAGCGACGACTGCGGCCACCTCAACGAAGTGGCCCTCCCCCCACAGCAATGGATGTACGGGGACACGCACCAGTTCACAGACTAG
- the LOC117734836 gene encoding ATP-dependent RNA helicase DDX39A-like: MAETDVDNELLDYEEDEEPQGAPETGTPANKKEVKGSYVSIHSSGFRDFLLKPELLRSIVDCGFEHPSEVQHECIPQAILGMDILCQAKSGMGKTAVFVLATLQQIEPVDGQVSVLVMCHTRELAFQISKEYERFSKYMPTVKVSVFFGGLAIKKDEEVLKKNCPHIVVGTPGRTLALIRNKTLNVKNIKHFVLDECDRMLEQLDMRHDVQEIFRVTPHEKQVMMFSATLSKDIRPVCRKFMQDPMEVFVDDETKLTLHGLQQYYCKLKDSEKNRKLFDLLDVLEFNQVVIFVKSVHRCVALSQLLVEQNFPAIAIHRGMAQEERLSRYQQFKDFQRRILVATNLFGRGMDIERVNIVFNYDMPEDSDTYLHRVARAGRFGTKGLAVTFVSDETDAKTLNDVQDRFEVNVAELPEEIDISSYIEQSR; the protein is encoded by the exons ATGGCAGAAACCGATGTTGATAATGAACTTTTGGACtatgaggaggacgaggagcccCAGGGAGCCCCTGAGACTGGGACCCCAGCAAACAAGAAGGAAGTGAAGGGGTCCTACGTTTCCATTCACAGCTCGGGCTTCAGAGACTTTCTCCTCAAACCAGAGCTGCTCCGGTCCATTGTCGACTGTGGGTTTGAGCATCCCTCAGAAG TCCAACATGAGTGTATTCCACAAGCTATCCTGGGCATGGACATCCTGTGTCAGGCCAAGTCTGGTATGGGAAAGACTGCCGTGTTTGTACTGGCCACCTTGCAACAAATAGAACCTGTGGATGGTCAG GTGTCTGTCCTTGTAATGTGCCACACACGAGAGTTGGCCTTCCAGATCAGCAAAGAGTACGAGCGCTTCTCCAAGTACATGCCCACTGTCAAGGTGTCGGTGTTCTTCGGCGGCCTGGCCATCAAGAAGGACGAGGAAGTGCTGAAGAAGAACTGCCCTCACATTGTCGTAGGAACTCCAGGACGTACCCTGGCCCTCATCCGCAACAAGACCCTCAATGTGAAGAACATCAAACACTTTGTGCTTGACGAGTGCGATAGGATGCTGGAGCAGCTGG ACATGAGGCACGACGTCCAGGAGATCTTCAGGGTGACACCTCATGAGAAACAGGTTATGATGTTCAGTGCAACGCTAAGCAAAGACATCCGCCCCGTCTGTCGCAAGTTCATGCAGGAT CCCATGGAAGTGTTCGTGGATGACGAGACCAAGCTGACACTCCACGGCTTACAGCAGTATTACTGCAAGTTGAAGGACAGCGAGAAGAACCGAAAGCTTTTCGACCTGCTTGATGTACTCGAGTTCAACCAG GTGGTGATCTTTGTTAAGTCAGTGCATCGCTGTGTTGCTCTGTCCCAGCTGCTGGTGGAGCAGAATTTCCCCGCCATCGCCATCCACAGGGGCATGGCGCAGGAGGAGCG GTTATCCCGGTACCAGCAGTTTAAAGACTTCCAGCGGCGAATCCTGGTTGCAACCAACCTGTTTGGTCGGGGCATGGACATTGAGCGAGTCAACATTGTCTTCAACTACGACATGCCAGAGGATTCTGACACGTACCTTCACAGA GTGGCCCGTGCTGGCAGGTTTGGTACCAAAGGCCTGGCCGTCACCTTTGTGTCTGACGAGACCGACGCCAAGACCCTGAACGACGTCCAAGACCGCTTTGAGGTCAACGTAGCAGAGCTGCCAGAGGAGATCGATATCTCCTCCTACA TTGAACAGTCCAGATGA